A region from the Biomphalaria glabrata chromosome 14, xgBioGlab47.1, whole genome shotgun sequence genome encodes:
- the LOC106066585 gene encoding acyl-CoA 6-desaturase-like, which yields MCKTGIPAHDKLPVYSWADIRKHATKLDRWIVIDGYVYDVTCWSKKHPGGERLIANQAGQDSTDAWIAFHNDKKAVSKYLAPLRIGRVREDENKESELIKDFRELRRTVEDMGLFKASVPFFTFIMFHIIALELIGWLFVYYFGTSWLALLIASLFLLSAQAQAGWAQHDYGHLSVFNSSKINHCIHIFLLNFFKGASSSWWNYRHYLHHAKPNTIYKDPDIRLDKLFLLGKTLPVEWGKKKKGFMPYQQQHKYWFLIMPPLLLPLYFNYEVPYFLWSRKLYGEMFWMATFFLRYIVMFYPFLGVSGALLLYLWVRFLESHWFVWTTQMSHIPMDVSYDQDDDWVTAQLKATCNVDQSLFNDWFSGHLNFQIEHHLFPTMPRNNLHKTSALVKSLCAKHGLNYQSKSLFRAMSDVVSCLKESGKMWFEAYHM from the exons TGGGCAGACATTCGGAAACACGCTACGAAATTGGACAGATGGATTGTCATTGATGGCTACGTTTATGATGTAACTTGTTGGTCGAAAAAACACCCTGGTGGTGAGCGTTTAATTGCCAACCAAGCTGGCCAAGATTCTACG GATGCTTGGATTGCCTTTCACAACGATAAAAAAGCAGTCAGCAAGTATCTGGCACCTCTTCGAATTGGTCGAGTCAGAGAAGATGAAAACAAAGAG AGTGAGCTTATTAAAGACTTCAGGGAATTGCGTCGCACAGTGGAAGACATGGGCTTGTTTAAAGCCAGTGTCCCTTTCTTTACATTCATTATGTTTCACATTATTGCCCTTGAGCTGATTGGGTGGCTGTTTGTCTACTACTTTGGAACATCCTGGCTTGCTCTCCTAATAGCCTCATTGTTTCTACTCTCTGCACAG GCTCAAGCTGGATGGGCTCAGCATGACTATGGGCATCTCTCTGTATTTAATTCTTCAAAAATAAACCATTGCATTCATATATTTCTGCTCAACTTTTTTAAG GGCGCATCATCATCTTGGTGGAATTATAGACATTATTTACACCATGCTAAGCCCAACACTATTTATAAAGATCCAGATATACGATTGGATAAGCTTTTTTTGTTGGGGAAAACTTTACCAGTTGAG TGGGGCAAGAAGAAAAAAGGATTTATGCCATATCAACAGCAACACAAGTACTGGTTTCTCA TTATGCCTCCTTTACTGCTACCTCTGTATTTTAACTATGAAGTTCCTTACTTTTTGTGGTCAAGAAAGCTGTATGGA GAAATGTTCTGGATGGCAACATTTTTCCTTCGCTATATAGTGATGTTTTATCCTTTTCTGGGAGTTAGTGGTGCGCTACTTCTTTACTTATGGGTCAG GTTTCTTGAGAGCCATTGGTTTGTTTGGACCACTCAGATGAGCCACATTCCCATGGATGTCAGCTATGACCAGGATGATGACTGGGTAACAGCACAGTTGAAGGCCACTTGCAATGTTGACCAGTCTCTATTTAATGACTGGTTCTCAGGGCATCTGAACTTTCAGATTGAACATCA tcTTTTCCCAACAATGCCTAGAAATAATCTTCATAAAACTTCAGCCCTTGTAAAATCTCTATGCGCAAAGCATGGATTAAATTACCAGTCCAAGTCTTTATTTAGGGCGATGTCTGATGTCGTCAG tTGTCTAAAAGAATCCGGCAAGATGTGGTTTGAAGCTTACCATATGTGA